The sequence GCCTTGCGCATGAACAACCACAACCAGGTCCTAGTAGTGGACGACGAGGACGGCCCTCGTGAGTCCCTGAAGATCATCCTCAAGGCCGAGTTCGGCGTAACCGCCACGGAGAGCGGATCCTTAGCCCTCGAGCTCTTGCGAAGGACCGAGGTCGACGTCGTCTTGCTCGACCTGACGATGCCCGAAGACCTCTCGGGCACGCAAACCCTCGAGGCGATCCGCAGCTCCGGAATCGACGTCGAGGTCGTCGTGATCACGGGTCAAGGTGCACTCGATACCGCGGTCGAATGCCTGCGACTGGGAGCCCGCGACTACATCGCGAAGCCCTATCGCGCAGAGGACGTTCGCGCCGCGGTCCGGTCCGCACTCGCCGCTCGGACCGCGCGAAAACGCGCGAGTGAGATGCGCGGGCACTTGCTCGAGAATCTCTCGCACGAGTTTCGCACCCCGCTGCACGCGATCACCGGCTACACCGAAATCTTGTCGGACGAGGCAAGCGAGACCCTGTCGAGCGAGCAACTTCGCGCGCTCGCCCGTATCCAACTCAATTCCGAGAGGCTCCTATCTTATATCGAAGGCCTGTT is a genomic window of Candidatus Binatia bacterium containing:
- a CDS encoding response regulator, with product MNNHNQVLVVDDEDGPRESLKIILKAEFGVTATESGSLALELLRRTEVDVVLLDLTMPEDLSGTQTLEAIRSSGIDVEVVVITGQGALDTAVECLRLGARDYIAKPYRAEDVRAAVRSALAARTARKRASEMRGHLLENLSHEFRTPLHAITGYTEILSDEASETLSSEQLRALARIQLNSERLLSYIEGLFFLAELDAGETPANAREFAVRPWLEQLISPIRRDADQNGVIIEIVCDNALTGYAHPETLARLISALTYAAADQPSGGTIRVVAQRTHEAFHLSIDPGRGVAGVSVGTRSSEISDLNLSDPLAQEVIVRAAASLNANIATELDGGSILRIHLEIPIQPAATTRPRTPTPHHSGVAQQAR